A genome region from Urocitellus parryii isolate mUroPar1 chromosome X, mUroPar1.hap1, whole genome shotgun sequence includes the following:
- the Foxr2 gene encoding forkhead box protein R2 — translation MDLKLKNPDFWYSLHGYVPGLLDWDMGNEFFLPCTTDQSPLSEQNLAKYKIRVMKPPEVPQEWKPGPDEDVPQSEPNLWMWVNPNIVCPLSSQEAPKPNSKDLTSMASSPQAPTKDEESNFSEAQGVLESLPLSSSEQSPQQKHLVSSPSDCELTEEEAEEQEDKSSEALMALNKRDCFQKPKLWQANNQERKSWPRPPLNYSHLIALALRNSPPCGLNVQQIYNFTRQHFPFFWTAPDGWKNTIRHNLCFLGSFEKVPVTVQDEADAKPRSCLWRLTEEGHRHFKEDTRLLASARRESIQQCMSQPDLMPSLFDL, via the coding sequence ATggacctaaagctaaaaaatccTGACTTCTGGTACAGTCTTCATGGATATGTTCCAGGACTTCTGGACTGGGACATGGGGAATGAGTTCTTCTTGCCTTGTACCACAGACCAGAGCCCTTTATCTGAGCAGAACCTTGCTAAATACAAAATACGAGTAATGAAGCCCCCAGAAGTACCCCAGGAGTGGAAACCTGGTCCTGATGAAGATGTTCCTCAGTCTGAACCCAACTTGTGGATGTGGGTGAACCCAAACATTGTGTGCCCTCTCAGCAGCCAGGAGGCCCCAAAGCCCAATAGTAAGGATCTGACAAGCATGGCTTCTTCCCCTCAGGCACCCACAAAAGATGAAGAGTCTAACTTCTCAGAGGCTCAGGGAGTGTTGGAGTCCCTGCCACTTTCCTCCAGTGAGCAGTCTCCCCAACAGAAGCACCTCGTCTCTTCCCCAAGTGACTGTGAGCTCACAGAAGAGGAAGCTGAGGAACAAGAGGACAAGTCTTCTGAGGCCCTCATGGCCCTTAACAAAAGGGACTGCTTCCAGAAGCCAAAGCTGTGGCAAGCTAACAACCAGGAAAGGAAATCCTGGCCACGGCCCCCACTCAATTATAGCCATCTCATTGCCCTAGCATTAAGAAACAGCCCTCCTTGTGGTCTTAATGTGCAACAGATCTACAATTTCACTCGACAGCATTTCCCCTTTTTCTGGACAGCTCCAGATGGCTGGAAAAACACCATTCGCCACAACCTCTGCTTCCTAGGCAGCTTTGAAAAGGTGCCAGTCACTGTTCAGGATGAGGCTGATGCAAAACCTCGCTCTTGCCTCTGGAGGCTCACCGAGGAGGGACACCGCCACTTTAAGGAGGATACCCGTCTCTTAGCCTCTGCTAGAAGAGAGAGCATCCAACAGTGCATGAGCCAACCAGATTTGATGCCCTCCCTCTTTGACCTTTGA